The following DNA comes from Deinobacterium chartae.
ATGCAGTGGACCCTCTCGTACGGCGAGCGGCGGCGCATGGCGGTGCTGGTCTCGAAGTACGACCACTGCCTGATCGACCTGCTGTGGCGCAGGCGCCGGGGAGACCTCGAGGTCGACATTCCCCTGATCGTCTCGAACCACCCGGACCTCGAGAAGGACGCGCGCTTTTTTGGCGTGCCGTTTTACCACCTCGAGATCAACCGCGAGAACAAGCGCGCCCAGGAAGACCGCATGCACGAGATGTTCCTCGAGCACGGCGTGGACTTTGTGGTGCTGGCCCGCTACATGCAGATCGTCAGTCCCGAGATGGTGGCGCGCTGGCCCAGCCGCATCATCAACATCCACCACTCGTTTCTTCCGGCCTTTATCGGGGCCAAGCCCTACCACCACGCGTTCGAGCGCGGCGTGAAGATCATCGGGGCAACGGCGCACTACGTGACCGACAACCTCGACGAGGGGCCGATCATCGAGCAAGACGTTGTGCGCGTCACGCACCGCCACAGCGTGGAGGATCTGGTGCGGCTGGGCCGCGACATCGAGCGACAGGTGCTGGCTCGCGCGGTAGCGGCCCACCTCGAGGAGCGGGTGCTGGTGTACGGCAACAAGACCGTGGTGTTCTGAGCGCTTTCAGGAGCTGCCCAGGCGGTGGTGTACTCAAATGGGTAC
Coding sequences within:
- the purU gene encoding formyltetrahydrofolate deformylase; the protein is MSAPARLLISCPDQPGIVAAVSGLLTQIGCNIIHADQHSTDPTGGRFFMRMVFEPMGVSRTVVAGAFEAVARRFDMQWTLSYGERRRMAVLVSKYDHCLIDLLWRRRRGDLEVDIPLIVSNHPDLEKDARFFGVPFYHLEINRENKRAQEDRMHEMFLEHGVDFVVLARYMQIVSPEMVARWPSRIINIHHSFLPAFIGAKPYHHAFERGVKIIGATAHYVTDNLDEGPIIEQDVVRVTHRHSVEDLVRLGRDIERQVLARAVAAHLEERVLVYGNKTVVF